The Lacticaseibacillus rhamnosus DNA window ATGTGCTGCTGCCTGCGCACCGGTTTTAATGGTTTCTTTTGCGGTAAAACCGGGTTCGCGAAAATGAACATGAACGTCAATCAATCCTGGCACAACTGTCGCACCGGTGGCATCAATCACCGTTTCATCGGCTCGAGCTGTCAGTTGCTGGCCGATTGCCGTGATCTGCTCGCCGGTGATCTGGATATCGGCAGTGTATTCGGTGTCGCTAACGATGTGGGCATTTTTGATGAGCATGAGTTACTCCTCTCCGAAGTGACGGGCATTGATGACCGCTTCCAGCATGGCCATTCGCATGAAGACGCCATTTTGCATTTGCGTAAAGATCCGTGATTGTGGTCCGTCAACTAAATCGCTGGCTAATTCAACATCACGGTTAACCGGTGCCGGGTGCATGAAAATGGCATTGGGTTTCATGGTTTTAGCCAAGTCATCGGTAATGCCATACTTAGCATGATAACTTTCTTTAGAAAAGGCTTCGCGATTATCCTGATTGAAGCGTTCTAACTGAACCCGCAGCAGCATCAACACATCGACTTGTTTAACCAACTCCGGCACGCTGATGAAGTCGCCATAACGGTCAAAGCTAGGATCATACCACTGTTGCGGACCAGCAAAATGTAACGTAGCACCAAGTTTGTGCAGCATCTGCATATCACTGCGGGCAACCCGACTGTGGCTAAGGTCGCCGACAATCCCGATGTTCAAGCCTTCAAAATGACCGAATTCTTCGTGAATGGTCATCAGATCCAGCATCATTTGGGAAGGATGTTGCCCGGCACCGTCACCTGCATTCACAATGGCGGTTGTTGGCCATGCACCCATGAGTTCTTTATAATAGCCGTCTTTTGCGTGCCGCATCACCGCAATATTGACGCCGATTGCCCCAATGGTTTTAATGGTATCTTCCAGCGTTTCGCCTTTTGATACTGAACTGTGGGCCGGGTCGAACGGGATGACGGTTAGCCCTAGTTTGCGTTCGGCCATTTCAAAACTGGTATGCGTACGGGTACTATTTTCAAAAAATAAGTTAGCAGCATAAATTGGTTCCGGAAAATGAACGGTTTGACCGGCTTTGAAGTCTTCGGCGCGGTTGATTAACGCCATAGCACTTTTTTCATCAACCTGTTCAGCGGAAACAAAATCTTTAAACGGTGTATCTGTCAAATTAGATAAGGTCATTTTTCTCTGCCCCTTCTTCATTAGCGGCATGTTCTGGTAAAACAAAGTTCAGGAAGATTCCGATCACGGTTGCCAGTGCAAGGCCGGAAAATTGATAGCCGGCAAATTGCAGACTGGCATTGCCGATGCCGATCACAAGAATGGTCGAGGCAATCATCAGGTTGCGCTTCTTATCGAAGTCGACTTTGTTGTCAATTAAAACCCGTAAGCCATTGGAAGCAATCACCCCGAACAGCAGGAAACTAATGCCGCCAATAACCGGACTCGGGATGCTACGAATTAATGCGCTTAGCTTACCGATGAAGGCGAACAAGATGGCAAACATCCCTGCGCCGCCTAATACATAAACGCTGTGCACCTTCGTCATCGCAAGCACACCGATATTTTCGCCATAACTGGTGACAGGCGGGCCACCGACGAATCCAGCAATGATTGACGCGGTTCCGTCACCGGCTAAGGTATGGTTCAAGCCGGGATCCTTAAAGAAATCACGTTTAGTCAATTTGTTGAGTACCATGATGTGGCCCATATGTTCGGTCATCGTGACAAACGCAATCGGTGCCATGGATAAAATGGCTCCCCAGTAAAGTTGCGGCTGATAGCTGATAAAAGGCAGTTCAAACTTTGGCAGATCAAACCATGCCGCTTGTTGTACCGGCGTCAGATCAACAATGCCAAACAGCAAGGCCACCACATAGCCGGTGACAATTCCGAGTAAGATCGGCAAAAGACTAATAAATTTTTTGAGATACATGTTGTAAATGATGACGGATGCCAAGGTGATCATCGCAACGGCAAAGTATCGCAGGTCATAAACGCTCTTGGTGGCACTGATTGTACGCATGGTCGCATCGGTGGCGGCTGTGCCTGCCAAGGATAAGCCAATGACCATGACAATCGGACCGACCACGATTGGCGGTAGTGCCCGATCAATCCAAGCTGATCCGCTGCGAGCAACAATCAAGGCAACGATGAGATAAACGACACCGACTGCTACGGTGCCTTGTGCGATGGCTGGATAACCCGCACCTTTCATCAAAGCTTGCATGATCGTGATAAACGAGAAACTCGATCCCATGTACGCAGGAATCTTGCCACGCGTAATCAGGATATAAACTAAGGTGCCGACACCGCTTGAAAATAAGGCAATGCTTGGATCCAGTCCGACTAAAATCGGTACCAGCACAGTTGAACCGAACATGGCAAAAAGGTGCTGGATTGAAAGCCCCACCCATTGACCGAATTTCGGCTTATCACCGATATCCAGTACTGCTTCGTCATTATGAAAAGCCATTGATTATTCCCCCATCTTTTCAATGCTGATGCCGTCTTTGCCATCAAGTTCGGCCACCTGCACCTGAATTTGCTCGTCAAGTGAGGTTGGAATGTTTTTACCGACAAAATCCGGTCGAATTGGCAACTCGCGATGTCCGCGATCGACAAGCACGGCCAAGCTGATCTTACGTGGCCGGCCTTCATCCATCAACGCATCTAAAGCGGCGCGAATGGTGCGGCCGGTGAAGATGACATCATCGACTAAAATGACATGCTTGCCGGTGATGTTAACCGGCAACTGTGCCCCTTCAACATCTGGTTGGTGTTCATGGTCGATTTTATGGACATCATCGCGATAAAACCGGATATCCAATTCGCCAACCGGAACTTTTAAACCTTCTAGTTGTTCGAGGCGTTTGGCGATGCGGTGGGCCAAATAAATGCCACGGGTTTTGATCCCGACTAGAACAAGATCGTTCAGACCCTTATTTTGTTCGATGATTTCATAACTGATTCGTGTCAATGCGCGTTTCATAGTTACCTCGTCTACAACCTGTTTTGACTGTGCCATTGATGTGCCACCCTTTCTTGTATGTATGCTGATAAAACTTGGTGCCAGTGAGTTTGCTTGGGGATGAAAGCTGTGCTCCGACTTCTAACCGGGCTGGTTCACGCTCACAAAAAAACGCCTCCTACCCAATTTGGATAGAAGGCGACCGTAGCCTGAATAATCCGCCGCAACGGAAAGGAAACCTTCTAAGCCTCACTGGACTTAGTTAAAGGTGCTTGTTTGATTGAGTTAAGATTACCGAACGTTGCGGGTCTTGTCAATGCCTGCACGCAGATCGGTTAAGGTTTTTTCAAAAATTGGGGGTACCGGCGCGGTAAAAGTTAATAATTTTCCCGTGACCGGATGCACGAAGCCGAGTTTTGCAGCGTGAAGAAACTGACCATGACCAGGAAGGGTACGCTTAGGGCCATAGAGAGGATCGCCTGCTACCGGGTGATGGATGTAAGCCATGTGTACGCGAATCTGATGCGTGCGCCCAGTATCCAGAATGCATTTTACCAAGGTGTAGTTTGTAAAGCGCTCCAGTACTTGAAAATGGGTCACAGCATGGCGGCCATCTGCGACCACTGCTTGGCGTTTGCGATCGCGCGGGTCCCGACCCAACGGCGCATCAATTGTGCCCTC harbors:
- a CDS encoding aspartate carbamoyltransferase catalytic subunit, translating into MTLSNLTDTPFKDFVSAEQVDEKSAMALINRAEDFKAGQTVHFPEPIYAANLFFENSTRTHTSFEMAERKLGLTVIPFDPAHSSVSKGETLEDTIKTIGAIGVNIAVMRHAKDGYYKELMGAWPTTAIVNAGDGAGQHPSQMMLDLMTIHEEFGHFEGLNIGIVGDLSHSRVARSDMQMLHKLGATLHFAGPQQWYDPSFDRYGDFISVPELVKQVDVLMLLRVQLERFNQDNREAFSKESYHAKYGITDDLAKTMKPNAIFMHPAPVNRDVELASDLVDGPQSRIFTQMQNGVFMRMAMLEAVINARHFGEE
- a CDS encoding uracil-xanthine permease family protein produces the protein MAFHNDEAVLDIGDKPKFGQWVGLSIQHLFAMFGSTVLVPILVGLDPSIALFSSGVGTLVYILITRGKIPAYMGSSFSFITIMQALMKGAGYPAIAQGTVAVGVVYLIVALIVARSGSAWIDRALPPIVVGPIVMVIGLSLAGTAATDATMRTISATKSVYDLRYFAVAMITLASVIIYNMYLKKFISLLPILLGIVTGYVVALLFGIVDLTPVQQAAWFDLPKFELPFISYQPQLYWGAILSMAPIAFVTMTEHMGHIMVLNKLTKRDFFKDPGLNHTLAGDGTASIIAGFVGGPPVTSYGENIGVLAMTKVHSVYVLGGAGMFAILFAFIGKLSALIRSIPSPVIGGISFLLFGVIASNGLRVLIDNKVDFDKKRNLMIASTILVIGIGNASLQFAGYQFSGLALATVIGIFLNFVLPEHAANEEGAEKNDLI
- the pyrR gene encoding bifunctional pyr operon transcriptional regulator/uracil phosphoribosyltransferase PyrR, with translation MAQSKQVVDEVTMKRALTRISYEIIEQNKGLNDLVLVGIKTRGIYLAHRIAKRLEQLEGLKVPVGELDIRFYRDDVHKIDHEHQPDVEGAQLPVNITGKHVILVDDVIFTGRTIRAALDALMDEGRPRKISLAVLVDRGHRELPIRPDFVGKNIPTSLDEQIQVQVAELDGKDGISIEKMGE